Part of the Gimesia sp. genome, TCAGAGCCTGAAAGCGACAGAAATTGATCAAGGCAATGACGGGGCATTCTCATCTAACAAACCATCAAATCGATTTACAGATTCCTGGTTGGGTGAAATTCCTGTTCCGGTCCCCAGGAATTACCTTCTGGGGATCGACATTCAGAAACGGGATTTTGAGGATTTTGGTCGCGAGTCGTACCTACGAGGTGAATTTCGAGATCGTGGCTGGTGGTATTATTATCTTTATGCAATGGGTATTAAAGTCCCCTTGGGATACGGGGTCATTTTGATTCTGGCTACTTTTCAGGCTGTGCTTCACTGGAAAAATATTGAGTCGATCAGAAATGTGATCGTTCTCCTGGTTCCGGTCGTTGTGATTTTTGTGTTAGTCAGCTCCCAGACAGGCTTTTCCCATCATCTGAGATATGTGTTACTTGTATTTCCATTTCTCTTTGTCTGGATGGGCCAGTCAGCGGAATGGTTATCACATAATACAAAGTTGGCCGGTTTTACTTTACTGACAGGATTGGTCTGGGCAGTTGCCAGTAGTCTATACTACTTCCCACACAGTCTCTCATATTTTAATGAAATCGCGGGAGGCCCCTTGAATGGTCACAATCATCTAATCAACAGTAATATTGACTGGGGACAGGATTTAAAATATCTCAAGGAATGGAGTGAATTGCACCCGGAAGCCCGCCCGCTTTTTGTTTGTTATTATGGAACTCTTAATTATTACGGACAGTCTGATATCCAGGCCCTTGGAGTCGATGCACCGCTTCCCCCTATCAGTGAAGACAGAGAATTTATCCCCCCGCCCGGCTGGTATGCCATCAGTGTCAATTATCTAAAAGGATATGGATGGAAGCAGCCTAAAAATGGCTTTGCCTACTTCCAGAAATTTGAGCCAGTTGCCAGGGCCGGATATTCAATATACATCTATCACGTCGAAGAATAGTCTCTTGAGCCAGTGCCGTTATAAAAAGTATTCTATTTGTGTATAGCATCTGTGCACAACATGATGCTAATTTCAATGGATGCAAACAGTGTTTTTGGATCAAATAGATTTTAATTCAATAATTGAGATGGACGAATTTTGAAGGGGGGGGATGCCTATTGTGTACATTTGACTTGATCTAAAAGGTGATATTTTGCTTAACTTATGTTAGAAATTGCACAGGTACTACATATTTCATCTTGATTATGGCTTACAATGGCGACCGAATGGTTCTACAAACAATTTGACGAAGAGCTGGGACCATATCTCTTTCGCGACTTGGTGGAGATGGTCCGTGAAGAGCATCTTCTGCCTGAGACCATGGTACGTCCCAGCTATATGGATGAGTGGCAACGGGCAGATTCTGTTGTGGGCCTGTTTTATATGGCGCGGAAAGAACCGGAGACCCTGCCTCCCGTTTCCTCTGAAGAAATGGACCTTGATAATGAATATGCTGATGAAAATGATCTAGAGGTATTTCTGGCATATTCAGATGAAACTAAGTCGACTGCTTCTGCACTTCCGGAACAAAAATCTGAACGCCCAGGCTGGCTGAAACGGCTGCTGTCATTGAGAGACAGCAAGATCCCTCCGGTTCCTCTCGACCCCCAACGTGAGATTCATGTCAATCTTCACGCGCCTGTTGACGGCAACGCGGAATCAGCGACCGGTTTGGAACAGCTTGAGGTCGCGCTCAGCGATTCAGACAATCTAAACGATGATGTTGAAATCGGTGCTTATTCCGAAGAGACCTGGTCATCGACGGTGAATGCAGCTGTCGAACGCGTCGATGCCCGAGCACCCAAACAGGAACAGACTTCGCATCCCAGACAAATACTCCCCACATTCAGTTTTTCCTTTCGGGAACATCCTGCTTTTCGCAAGTTGCTGTTGGGGTGCGTTTTAATCCTCTGTGCGAGTCTGGGGATCTATGGATTTGTCGATTGGATGGGGCAGGGGAAACTCTATTTTCCTCTTATCGGATATACCTCGCCCTTGTTGTTTCTGGCATATGCTGGCTGCTCCTTGCTGACGGTTCTTATGCTGGGACCACTGCTGGTCTATATTGCAGCGCCCTATTTGCGCCTCGGATACCGAGTGGGGGCAGCTTTGGTAACAGCGAATATCACGGTTTTATTTTTACTGAACTGGTCAGAGAAACAGAACATGATTTTCCCTTCAAGCAAGCCGACTGAAGCCAAACTGATCTTTCCGCTCCTGGGAGAATGTTCCCCGTTTGCCTACTGGATGTATTTTGTAGATTCCGTAGTCATTGTAGCTGTAGTGGCTTACTTTGCCGCCTGGTGGCTGGAGGCGCAAGCTGATGAAATTTAAACCCGGAAATATCGTACGAGTGTACCACGGTTCTCTACCAGGGACCTTTCACCAGAAAGCTGGTTTTACTCTAGTCGAATTATTGGTAGCGACAGCGATCATTGGGATATTTATTGCGCTGGCGCTTCCCGCGGTTCAGTCAGCACGCAACTCGGCCAGGCAGTTGCAGTGTTTAAATAACATGCGAAACGTAAGTCTGGGACTGCTGCAGGCGACAGACAGTGCGAATCGGTTCCCCGCTTGTGGTTATTTCGGAGATGGGACTCCGACAGGCGGGGCTCCTTTCGGAGCTGGGTTGTGGCCATTCTGCCTTATATTGATCAGTCTAATTTGTACAATCAATGGGATATTGACCGGAACTACAAAGATCCCGTCAACGCTCCCCTGGCCCAAACGCATCTCCCTGTCCTGACCTGCCCTGATGATATCACAGAAGTCCCCGGCCAGGGAAATCTGACTTACGTCGTCAGCAGTGGTGTCGGCTTTTCTGCAATGATTGGTGGATTCCATGACTGTCCAGTTGGTCCTTCATCAGGAATGCTGGATTTGAATGGAAACGGGATTACATGCAACTCATCTACGGAGGGGGATGGAACACCGTCAGATCGGGAAATATTTTTCCAGATGGGACTGTTTTTCAACGAAACGTGGAAAGGGGTTATTCGGGCCAAGCGTCACCATCAGATGTCCAGTCTTACAGATGGTGCATCCAATACCATGCTGATTTCTGAGAATATTCGTAGGGGGTATGATCCAGCCAGAGCTGATTCAGCCAACTGGGCTTCGCCGAATCCCTATCTCACCAGCTTTTATATAGGAAATCCCTGCCTGAATGGCAACTGTGCTTCCGGAAACGTGGATTATAATCGCTCGAATTCAGGTTCAAGTAAGATTAACGTCGGAATCACTCAGCCCGAGGGGAGTGCCCTTTTCCCAATTCACTGCACGAAAGAGGCGTTAACGTTGGATACTGTGATGGACACATTCAGTCTCTATCAGCAGACATTGACGGAAAAGTATATGCTGCTCTCACCAGTCCCCAAGGGCAGGACTTAAATGGTACGCCACTTGAACAATAGGCCTATGGTACGGCGCCAACTGAATTACTTTCGGCCCCAATTAATATCCGTTTTCTCGAGTGG contains:
- a CDS encoding DUF4339 domain-containing protein — translated: MATEWFYKQFDEELGPYLFRDLVEMVREEHLLPETMVRPSYMDEWQRADSVVGLFYMARKEPETLPPVSSEEMDLDNEYADENDLEVFLAYSDETKSTASALPEQKSERPGWLKRLLSLRDSKIPPVPLDPQREIHVNLHAPVDGNAESATGLEQLEVALSDSDNLNDDVEIGAYSEETWSSTVNAAVERVDARAPKQEQTSHPRQILPTFSFSFREHPAFRKLLLGCVLILCASLGIYGFVDWMGQGKLYFPLIGYTSPLLFLAYAGCSLLTVLMLGPLLVYIAAPYLRLGYRVGAALVTANITVLFLLNWSEKQNMIFPSSKPTEAKLIFPLLGECSPFAYWMYFVDSVVIVAVVAYFAAWWLEAQADEI
- a CDS encoding H-X9-DG-CTERM domain-containing protein, coding for MHERGVNVGYCDGHIQSLSADIDGKVYAALTSPQGQDLNGTPLEQ